From a single Xiphophorus maculatus strain JP 163 A chromosome 5, X_maculatus-5.0-male, whole genome shotgun sequence genomic region:
- the polr3f gene encoding DNA-directed RNA polymerase III subunit RPC6 isoform X1, with amino-acid sequence MAEVKVKKETNLSEPAEIENRIKELCQQFPQGITDQVIQNDLPHLEPQQRAMALNKLLSLGQLDLLRNNSGLLYRLKDTQSASKMKGSDNQEKLVYQIIEDAGNKGIWSRDIRFKSNLPLTEINKILKNLESKKLIKAVKSVAASKKKVYMLYNLQPDRTVTGGAWYSDQDFESEFVEVLNQQCFKFLQSKAEAARDGKQSPMVQRNSSFATSHEVWKYICELGISKVDLSMDDIETILNTLIYDGKVEMTVIAAKEGTVGSVDGQMKLYRGVNAILQPTGLVKTPCGLCPVFHDCHEGGEISPSSCIYMSEWLDF; translated from the exons ATGGCAGAGGTGAAGGTGAAGAAGGAGACGAACCTTTCGGAACCGGCGGAGATAGAGAACAG GATCAAGGAGCTGTGTCAGCAGTTTCCCCAGGGAATCACGGACCAGGTGATCCAGAACGACCTGCCTCACCTGGAGCCCCAGCAGCGCGCCATGGCGCTCAACAAGCTGCTGTCCCTG GGTCAGCTGGACCTGCTGAGGAACAATTCGGGTCTGCTGTACCGGCTGAAGGACACGCAGAGCGCCAG CAAGATGAAAGGTTCTGACAACCAGGAGAAGCTGGTCTACCAGATCATCGAGGACGCAGGAAACAAAG GAATCTGGAGCAGAGACATCCGCTTCAAGAGCAACCTCCCTCTGACGGAGATCAACAAGATCCTGAAGAACCTGGAGAGCAAGAAGCTCATCAAGGCTGTCAAGTCTGTGGCG GCGTCCAAGAAGAAGGTGTACATGCTGTACAACCTGCAGCCGGATCGTACGGTGACGGGCGGCGCCTGGTACAGCGACCAGGACTTCGAGTCCGAGTTCGTGGAGGTTCTGAACCAGCAGTGCTTCAAGTTCCTGCAGAGCAAG GCAGAAGCGGCGAGGGACGGGAAGCAGAGCCCGATGGTCCAGAGGAACAGCTCGTTCGCCACGTCGCATGAGGTGTGGAAGTACATCTGTGAGCTGGGAATCAGCAAG GTGGACCTGTCCATGGACGACATCGAGACCATCCTGAACACACTGATCTACGACGGGAAGGTGGAGATGACGGTGATCGCTGCCAAGGAGGGGACGGTGGGCAGCGTGGACGGCCAGATGAAGCTGTACCGCGGCGTCAACGCCATCCTGCAGCCCACCGGCCTCGTCAAGACGCCCTGCGGACTCTGCCCG GTGTTCCACGACTGCCACGAAGGAGGAGAGATCTCCCCGTCCAGCTGCATCTACATGAGCGAGTGGCTGGACTTCTGA
- the polr3f gene encoding DNA-directed RNA polymerase III subunit RPC6 isoform X2 produces MALNKLLSLGQLDLLRNNSGLLYRLKDTQSASKMKGSDNQEKLVYQIIEDAGNKGIWSRDIRFKSNLPLTEINKILKNLESKKLIKAVKSVAASKKKVYMLYNLQPDRTVTGGAWYSDQDFESEFVEVLNQQCFKFLQSKAEAARDGKQSPMVQRNSSFATSHEVWKYICELGISKVDLSMDDIETILNTLIYDGKVEMTVIAAKEGTVGSVDGQMKLYRGVNAILQPTGLVKTPCGLCPVFHDCHEGGEISPSSCIYMSEWLDF; encoded by the exons ATGGCGCTCAACAAGCTGCTGTCCCTG GGTCAGCTGGACCTGCTGAGGAACAATTCGGGTCTGCTGTACCGGCTGAAGGACACGCAGAGCGCCAG CAAGATGAAAGGTTCTGACAACCAGGAGAAGCTGGTCTACCAGATCATCGAGGACGCAGGAAACAAAG GAATCTGGAGCAGAGACATCCGCTTCAAGAGCAACCTCCCTCTGACGGAGATCAACAAGATCCTGAAGAACCTGGAGAGCAAGAAGCTCATCAAGGCTGTCAAGTCTGTGGCG GCGTCCAAGAAGAAGGTGTACATGCTGTACAACCTGCAGCCGGATCGTACGGTGACGGGCGGCGCCTGGTACAGCGACCAGGACTTCGAGTCCGAGTTCGTGGAGGTTCTGAACCAGCAGTGCTTCAAGTTCCTGCAGAGCAAG GCAGAAGCGGCGAGGGACGGGAAGCAGAGCCCGATGGTCCAGAGGAACAGCTCGTTCGCCACGTCGCATGAGGTGTGGAAGTACATCTGTGAGCTGGGAATCAGCAAG GTGGACCTGTCCATGGACGACATCGAGACCATCCTGAACACACTGATCTACGACGGGAAGGTGGAGATGACGGTGATCGCTGCCAAGGAGGGGACGGTGGGCAGCGTGGACGGCCAGATGAAGCTGTACCGCGGCGTCAACGCCATCCTGCAGCCCACCGGCCTCGTCAAGACGCCCTGCGGACTCTGCCCG GTGTTCCACGACTGCCACGAAGGAGGAGAGATCTCCCCGTCCAGCTGCATCTACATGAGCGAGTGGCTGGACTTCTGA
- the dzank1 gene encoding double zinc ribbon and ankyrin repeat-containing protein 1 isoform X1 — MAAGAISTPLIIPISEGVTRKPKTRIDTRTPVCIQSDSPGVLIIFTLDGSKPVAGQRGSEVGSRKYMGPVLLPAGQVTVRAVAVARDGRRSSVVTKVFSVGQAEPDQQVQSEGGYDSDERSGSDPTPEGTPGRSEWRKVTCSPASEPGRTGSSPPPVSLPSRCSRGAGIPDPDAAWTSSSRRSRSADSHHPAPLSCEPQTHRPRDAAAPRCPRCLCVCPSDPFARFCSQCGAVIPPVPTLRPPPAGRGQVLHSSTVQLLPAGQDRRTDRLSQLLPCPSCRCLVPINSRTCWTCEASTEGTRAGFSLQVDLGGGGAPSGGPADGSMWSCSRCRRLNRHDARFCDRCGTKAGQAPCWVTCWRCGASAPLDAPHCAACGVFLLAMAPPTPCSDISPPEEDAAHSQAPPPQSPASRRGVAPPPVDRSTQTVGLYYPSATELQQRDQQRALWRRREAARSDPRPPLSAVSPGRGYWRNQLDHVCSHLRSYTQNRASFRTLLAEPRLGRMVSALVQQNQGEVVLTLSFSLAANQNRQQVGPDGDPDGPAGSSTVPGRVQTLSSVTQRATDGAGSPRRKRDANLEPDLLVSRGSDVTRLTGVGPAGGGPPRPGGYHGEWSP, encoded by the exons ATGGCAGCAGGCGCCATTTCAACTCCTCTCATCATCCCAATCAGCGAGGGCGTGACCCGGAAACCCAAGACCCGCATCGACACCAGGACGCCCGTCTGCATCCAGTCAG ACTCTCCAGGTGTGCTGATCATCTTCACTCTGGATGGTTCAAAGCCGGTTGCCGGGCAACGGGGGTCAGAGGTTGGCAGCAGGAAGTACATGGGTCCCGTCCTGCTTCCTGCGGGCCAGGTGACTGTCAGAGCCGTGGCCGTCGCCAG GGACGGGAGGCGCAGCTCCGTGGTCACCAAGGTGTTCTCCGTGGGTCAGGCAGAACCAGACCAGCAG GTCCAGTCTGAAGGAGGCTACGATTCTGATGAGCggtccggttctgatccaacaCCTGAAGGAACACCTGGACGCTCTGAGTGGAGGAAAGTCACCTGCAGTCCGGCTTCAGAACCGGGCCGGACCGGGTCCAGTCCTCCGCCGGTCTCCCTACCCTCCAGATGCTCCAGAGGTGCCGGGATTCCAGATCCTGATGCTGCCTGGACCAGCTCTTCCCGACGCTCCCGCTCTGCG GATTCTCACCATCCAGCGCCGCTGAGCTGCGAACCGCAAACCCATCGGCCGAGAGACGCCGCTGCGCCGCG GTGTCCCCGCTGCCTCTGCGTCTGCCCTTCAGACCCGTTCGCTCGGTTCTGTTCTCAGTGTGGCGCTGTGATTCCTCCGGTACCGACACTCAGGCCGCCCCCTGCTGGGAGAGGACAGGTACTGCACTCGTCCACAGTCCAGCTGCTGCCGGCTGGTCAGGACAGACGGACTGACCGTCTGTCTCAGCTGCTGCCGTGTCCTTCCTGTCGCTGCCTGGTTCCGATCAACTCTCGGACCTGTTGGACCTGCGAGGCGTCCACAGAAGGGACCCGGGCCGGCTTCTCCCTGCAG GTCGATCTGGGTGGAGGCGGCGCCCCCTCTGGTGGGCCAGCGGACGGCAGCATGTGGTCCTGCTCCAGGTGCCGCCGTCTGAACCGCCATGATGCCAGATTCTGTGACCGTTGTGGCACcaag GCTGGCCAAGCCCCCTGCTGGGTGACGTGTTGGCGGTGTGGAGCAAGCGCACCGCTGGACGCCCCCCACTGTGCGGCGTGCGGCGTGTTCCTCCTGGCAATGGCCCCGCCCACACCCTGCAGTGACATCTCACCGCCTGAAGAGGACGCCGCCCACAGCCAG GCTCCGCCCCCACAGAGCCCCGCCTCCAGACGGGGTGTAGCTCCTCCCCCTGTGGATCGGTCCACGCAGACCGTCGGACTCTATTACCCATCAGccactgagctgcagcagcgggaccagcagagggcgctgtggCGCCGGCGGGAGGCGGCGAGGAGCGACCCCCGGCCGCCGCTCAGCGCCGTCAGCCCCGGTAGAG gttACTGGAGGAACCAACTGGACCACGTCTGTTCTCACCTGAGGAGCTACACCCAGAACCGGGCCTCCTTCAGAACCCTGCTGGCAGAACCTCGACTGGGCCGG ATGGTGTCGGCGCtggtccagcagaaccagggGGAAGTGGTTCTGACGTTGAGCTTCTCGctagcagccaatcagaaccggCAG CAGGTCGGACCTGACGGCGACCCCGACGGCCCGGCGGGTAGTTCTACGGTACCGGGTCGGGTCCAGACGCTGAGCAGTGTCACACAGCGCGCTACAGACGGAGCCG GAAGTCCAAGGAGGAAGCGGGATGCCAACCTGGAACCGGACCTGTTG GTGAGCAGAGGATCAGACGTCACCCGTCTGACCGGTGTcggtccagcagggggcggacCGCCACGTCCTGGCGGTTACCATGGTGAATGGTCACCATGA
- the dzank1 gene encoding double zinc ribbon and ankyrin repeat-containing protein 1 isoform X2, protein MAAGAISTPLIIPISEGVTRKPKTRIDTRTPVCIQSDSPGVLIIFTLDGSKPVAGQRGSEVGSRKYMGPVLLPAGQVTVRAVAVARDGRRSSVVTKVFSVGQAEPDQQVQSEGGYDSDERSGSDPTPEGTPGRSEWRKVTCSPASEPGRTGSSPPPVSLPSRCSRGAGIPDPDAAWTSSSRRSRSADSHHPAPLSCEPQTHRPRDAAAPRCPRCLCVCPSDPFARFCSQCGAVIPPVPTLRPPPAGRGQVLHSSTVQLLPAGQDRRTDRLSQLLPCPSCRCLVPINSRTCWTCEASTEGTRAGFSLQVDLGGGGAPSGGPADGSMWSCSRCRRLNRHDARFCDRCGTKAGQAPCWVTCWRCGASAPLDAPHCAACGVFLLAMAPPTPCSDISPPEEDAAHSQAPPPQSPASRRGVAPPPVDRSTQTVGLYYPSATELQQRDQQRALWRRREAARSDPRPPLSAVSPGRGYWRNQLDHVCSHLRSYTQNRASFRTLLAEPRLGRMVSALVQQNQGEVVLTLSFSLAANQNRQVGPDGDPDGPAGSSTVPGRVQTLSSVTQRATDGAGSPRRKRDANLEPDLLVSRGSDVTRLTGVGPAGGGPPRPGGYHGEWSP, encoded by the exons ATGGCAGCAGGCGCCATTTCAACTCCTCTCATCATCCCAATCAGCGAGGGCGTGACCCGGAAACCCAAGACCCGCATCGACACCAGGACGCCCGTCTGCATCCAGTCAG ACTCTCCAGGTGTGCTGATCATCTTCACTCTGGATGGTTCAAAGCCGGTTGCCGGGCAACGGGGGTCAGAGGTTGGCAGCAGGAAGTACATGGGTCCCGTCCTGCTTCCTGCGGGCCAGGTGACTGTCAGAGCCGTGGCCGTCGCCAG GGACGGGAGGCGCAGCTCCGTGGTCACCAAGGTGTTCTCCGTGGGTCAGGCAGAACCAGACCAGCAG GTCCAGTCTGAAGGAGGCTACGATTCTGATGAGCggtccggttctgatccaacaCCTGAAGGAACACCTGGACGCTCTGAGTGGAGGAAAGTCACCTGCAGTCCGGCTTCAGAACCGGGCCGGACCGGGTCCAGTCCTCCGCCGGTCTCCCTACCCTCCAGATGCTCCAGAGGTGCCGGGATTCCAGATCCTGATGCTGCCTGGACCAGCTCTTCCCGACGCTCCCGCTCTGCG GATTCTCACCATCCAGCGCCGCTGAGCTGCGAACCGCAAACCCATCGGCCGAGAGACGCCGCTGCGCCGCG GTGTCCCCGCTGCCTCTGCGTCTGCCCTTCAGACCCGTTCGCTCGGTTCTGTTCTCAGTGTGGCGCTGTGATTCCTCCGGTACCGACACTCAGGCCGCCCCCTGCTGGGAGAGGACAGGTACTGCACTCGTCCACAGTCCAGCTGCTGCCGGCTGGTCAGGACAGACGGACTGACCGTCTGTCTCAGCTGCTGCCGTGTCCTTCCTGTCGCTGCCTGGTTCCGATCAACTCTCGGACCTGTTGGACCTGCGAGGCGTCCACAGAAGGGACCCGGGCCGGCTTCTCCCTGCAG GTCGATCTGGGTGGAGGCGGCGCCCCCTCTGGTGGGCCAGCGGACGGCAGCATGTGGTCCTGCTCCAGGTGCCGCCGTCTGAACCGCCATGATGCCAGATTCTGTGACCGTTGTGGCACcaag GCTGGCCAAGCCCCCTGCTGGGTGACGTGTTGGCGGTGTGGAGCAAGCGCACCGCTGGACGCCCCCCACTGTGCGGCGTGCGGCGTGTTCCTCCTGGCAATGGCCCCGCCCACACCCTGCAGTGACATCTCACCGCCTGAAGAGGACGCCGCCCACAGCCAG GCTCCGCCCCCACAGAGCCCCGCCTCCAGACGGGGTGTAGCTCCTCCCCCTGTGGATCGGTCCACGCAGACCGTCGGACTCTATTACCCATCAGccactgagctgcagcagcgggaccagcagagggcgctgtggCGCCGGCGGGAGGCGGCGAGGAGCGACCCCCGGCCGCCGCTCAGCGCCGTCAGCCCCGGTAGAG gttACTGGAGGAACCAACTGGACCACGTCTGTTCTCACCTGAGGAGCTACACCCAGAACCGGGCCTCCTTCAGAACCCTGCTGGCAGAACCTCGACTGGGCCGG ATGGTGTCGGCGCtggtccagcagaaccagggGGAAGTGGTTCTGACGTTGAGCTTCTCGctagcagccaatcagaaccggCAG GTCGGACCTGACGGCGACCCCGACGGCCCGGCGGGTAGTTCTACGGTACCGGGTCGGGTCCAGACGCTGAGCAGTGTCACACAGCGCGCTACAGACGGAGCCG GAAGTCCAAGGAGGAAGCGGGATGCCAACCTGGAACCGGACCTGTTG GTGAGCAGAGGATCAGACGTCACCCGTCTGACCGGTGTcggtccagcagggggcggacCGCCACGTCCTGGCGGTTACCATGGTGAATGGTCACCATGA
- the kat14 gene encoding cysteine-rich protein 2-binding protein isoform X2, with product MDGGGAAEGLEEGEVEGETLLIVESEDQEDLSHDQSGDSLTSDLGEDADGGWACEDMSFYCDRCHKWVPAGQLRGDQPSYLKGDNFFKFLCCDCSEDGKESFERLRLTWQQVVMLAMYNLSLEGTGRQGYFRWKEDICAFIGRHWNFLLGNRKKTSTWWSTVAGCLSVGSPAFFRSGAQEFGEPGWWKLVQNRPPTLRPDGDKSGTKTKATRPPLEPIITVEGLRKRGARNPVENAMQLKEKRSRTQEAKDIRRAQKEAAGGGYADRSASSTPVKLAVSRSGARRPDLVLERGEVVDFSSLSSSDRTPLTSPSPSPSPDFSGPGTPASHSATPSLLSEADLIPDAMPPQALFHDDEELETDGMIDPGMEYLPPPSASHTGRKKLRPPQTLIKREAESEEDDAHEERFEQPVGCGEAARPDRRVAERRRMNLQDKLDGAAPGPIVSALSLYDERLLLRRLDGCPLALAVTPHAKRLRRKLLVRHAKRQRGLPLLDIDRAVNAALSLVGGIYAMQEAEPRPVGGVKRKYCTSSQEQRILDRFQTSASSRPGVQQRSMSFWHRLMGAEGGLDQNIKSPYTARILKPFIRRDFESRPLKLRLLAEIRAFPHRTDPDWTPEPDAPIDYCYVRPNHIPSVNAMCHDSFWPGVDLSECLQYPDFSVVALYRKVVVGFGFMVPDVKYSEAYISFLLVHPEWRRAGIGTFMIYHLIQTCMGKDVTLHVSASNPAMLLYQKFGFKAEEYILDFYDKYYPVDSSECRHAFFLRLRR from the exons ATGGACGGCGGCGGCGCGGCGGAGGGGCTGGAGGAGGGGGAGGTGGAGGGAGAGACGCTGCTGATCGTGGAGTCGGAGGACCAGGAGGACCTGTCACATGACCAGAGCGGAGACTCTCTGACCAGCGACCTGGGAGAGGACGCGGACGGCGGCTGGGCCTGCGAGGACATGTCCTTCTACTGCGACCGCTGCCACAAGTGGGTCCCTGCAg GTCAGCTCCGCGGCGACCAGCCCAGTTACCTGAAGGGAGACAACTTCTTCAAGTTCCTGTGCTGCGACTGTTCTGAGGACGGCAAGGAGAGCTTCGAGAGGCTGAGGCTCACCTGGCAGCAG GTGGTGATGCTGGCCATGTACAACCTGTCTCTGGAGGGAACAGGGCGGCAGGGCTACTTCAGGTGGAAGGAGGACATCTGCGCTTTCATTGGCCGTCACTGGAACTTCCTGCTGGGGAACAG GAAGAAGACATCCACCTGGTGGAGCACAGTGGCCGGCTGCCTGTCCGTCGGAAGCCCCGCCTTCTTCCGGTCCGGAGCGCAGGAGTTCGGCGAGCCGGGTTGGTGGAAGCTGGTCCAGAACCGCCCCCCCACCCTGAGGCCGGACGGCGACAAGTCCGGCACCAAGACCAAAG CGACCCGGCCGCCCCTGGAACCCATCATCACGGTGGAGGGCCTGCGTAAGCGTGGCGCCAGGAACCCAGTGGAGAACGCCATGCAGCTGAAGGAGAAGCGCAGCCGCACACAGGAGGCCAAAGACATCCGGCGCGCCCAGAAGGAGGCGGCGGGCGGAGGCTATGCCGACCGCAGCGCCTCCTCCACGCCCGTCAAGCTGGCCGTAAGCCGCAGCGGCGCTCGCCGCCCGGACCTTGTGCTGGAGCGGGGCGAGGTCGTCGACTTCTCGTCGCTCAGCTCGTCGGACCGGACGCCGCTCACCAGCCCCTCGCCCTCACCGTCACCGGACTTCTCCGGGCCGGGGACTCCGGCCTCCCACTCGGCCACGCCTAGCCTGCTGTCAGAGGCCGACCTGATACCCGATGCCATGCCGCCACAGGCGCTGTTCCACG ATGACGAGGAGCTGGAGACGGATGGCATGATCGACCCGGGGATGGAGTACCTACCCCCGCCCAGCGCCAGCCACACCGGTCGGAAGAAGCTCCGCCCCCCACAGACTCTCATCAAGCGGGAAGCTGAGAGTGAGGAAGACGACGCCCACGAAGAGCGCTTCGAGCAGCCGGTGGGCTGCGGTGAGGCTGCGCGCCCTGACAGGCGCGTGGCAGAGCGTCGCAGGATGAACCTTCAGGACAAACTGGACGGCGCCGCACCGGGGCCCATCGTCTCCGCCCTCAGCCTGTACGACGAGCGGCTGCTGCTGCGGCGGCTGGACGGCTGCCCGCTGGCGCTCGCCGTCACGCCACACGCCAAGCGCCTCCGCAGGAAGCTGCTGGTACGCCACGCCAAGCGTCAGAGAGggctccccctgctggacaTCGACCGCGCCGTCAACGCCGCGCTCAGCCTGGTGGGAGGGATCTACGCCATGCAGGAGGCGGAGCCACGGCCCGTGGGTGGGGTTAAGAGAAAGTACTGCACCAGCAGCCAGGAGCAGCGGATTCTGGACCGCTTCCAG ACCAGCGCGTCCAGCCGACCGGGCGTCCAGCAGCGCTCCATGTCTTTCTGGCACCGCCTGATGGGAGCCGAGGGCGGTCTGGACCAGAACATCAAGAGTCCGTACACGGCCCGGATCCTGAAGCCCTTCATCAG GAGGGATTTTGAGTCCCGCCCCCTGAAGCTCCGCCTCTTGGCTGAGATCCGGGCGTTTCCTCACAGGACGGATCCGGACTGGACCCCAGAACCTGACGCTCCCATCGACTACTGCTACGTCCGGCCCAACCACATCCCCTCGGTCAACGCCATGTGCCATGACAGCTTCTGGCCAG GTGTGGACCTGTCCGAGTGCCTGCAGTACCCGGACTTCAGCGTGGTGGCGCTCTACAGGAAGGTGGTGGTGGGCTTCGGGTTCATGGTTCCGGACGTGAAGTACAGCGAGGCGTACATTTCCTTCCTGCTGGTTCACCCGGAGTGGCGGCGCGCCGGCATCGGCACCTTCATGATCTACCACCTGATCCAG ACGTGCATGGGGAAGGACGTGACGCTCCACGTGTCGGCCAGCAACCCGGCCATGCTGCTCTACCAGAAGTTCGGCTTCAAGGCCGAGGAATACATCCTGGACTTCTACGACAAATATTATCCAGTGGACAGCAGCGAGTGCCGCCACGCCTTCTTCCTGAGGCTGCGGCGCTGA
- the kat14 gene encoding cysteine-rich protein 2-binding protein isoform X1 encodes MDGGGAAEGLEEGEVEGETLLIVESEDQEDLSHDQSGDSLTSDLGEDADGGWACEDMSFYCDRCHKWVPAGQLRGDQPSYLKGDNFFKFLCCDCSEDGKESFERLRLTWQQVVMLAMYNLSLEGTGRQGYFRWKEDICAFIGRHWNFLLGNRKKTSTWWSTVAGCLSVGSPAFFRSGAQEFGEPGWWKLVQNRPPTLRPDGDKSGTKTKGERRRCAGDRPSEPRPLTCGSAAATRPPLEPIITVEGLRKRGARNPVENAMQLKEKRSRTQEAKDIRRAQKEAAGGGYADRSASSTPVKLAVSRSGARRPDLVLERGEVVDFSSLSSSDRTPLTSPSPSPSPDFSGPGTPASHSATPSLLSEADLIPDAMPPQALFHDDEELETDGMIDPGMEYLPPPSASHTGRKKLRPPQTLIKREAESEEDDAHEERFEQPVGCGEAARPDRRVAERRRMNLQDKLDGAAPGPIVSALSLYDERLLLRRLDGCPLALAVTPHAKRLRRKLLVRHAKRQRGLPLLDIDRAVNAALSLVGGIYAMQEAEPRPVGGVKRKYCTSSQEQRILDRFQTSASSRPGVQQRSMSFWHRLMGAEGGLDQNIKSPYTARILKPFIRRDFESRPLKLRLLAEIRAFPHRTDPDWTPEPDAPIDYCYVRPNHIPSVNAMCHDSFWPGVDLSECLQYPDFSVVALYRKVVVGFGFMVPDVKYSEAYISFLLVHPEWRRAGIGTFMIYHLIQTCMGKDVTLHVSASNPAMLLYQKFGFKAEEYILDFYDKYYPVDSSECRHAFFLRLRR; translated from the exons ATGGACGGCGGCGGCGCGGCGGAGGGGCTGGAGGAGGGGGAGGTGGAGGGAGAGACGCTGCTGATCGTGGAGTCGGAGGACCAGGAGGACCTGTCACATGACCAGAGCGGAGACTCTCTGACCAGCGACCTGGGAGAGGACGCGGACGGCGGCTGGGCCTGCGAGGACATGTCCTTCTACTGCGACCGCTGCCACAAGTGGGTCCCTGCAg GTCAGCTCCGCGGCGACCAGCCCAGTTACCTGAAGGGAGACAACTTCTTCAAGTTCCTGTGCTGCGACTGTTCTGAGGACGGCAAGGAGAGCTTCGAGAGGCTGAGGCTCACCTGGCAGCAG GTGGTGATGCTGGCCATGTACAACCTGTCTCTGGAGGGAACAGGGCGGCAGGGCTACTTCAGGTGGAAGGAGGACATCTGCGCTTTCATTGGCCGTCACTGGAACTTCCTGCTGGGGAACAG GAAGAAGACATCCACCTGGTGGAGCACAGTGGCCGGCTGCCTGTCCGTCGGAAGCCCCGCCTTCTTCCGGTCCGGAGCGCAGGAGTTCGGCGAGCCGGGTTGGTGGAAGCTGGTCCAGAACCGCCCCCCCACCCTGAGGCCGGACGGCGACAAGTCCGGCACCAAGACCAAAGGTGAGCGGCGGCGGTGCGCCGGCGACCGGCCGAGCGAGCCCCGCCCCCTGACCTGTGGTTCCGCCGCAGCGACCCGGCCGCCCCTGGAACCCATCATCACGGTGGAGGGCCTGCGTAAGCGTGGCGCCAGGAACCCAGTGGAGAACGCCATGCAGCTGAAGGAGAAGCGCAGCCGCACACAGGAGGCCAAAGACATCCGGCGCGCCCAGAAGGAGGCGGCGGGCGGAGGCTATGCCGACCGCAGCGCCTCCTCCACGCCCGTCAAGCTGGCCGTAAGCCGCAGCGGCGCTCGCCGCCCGGACCTTGTGCTGGAGCGGGGCGAGGTCGTCGACTTCTCGTCGCTCAGCTCGTCGGACCGGACGCCGCTCACCAGCCCCTCGCCCTCACCGTCACCGGACTTCTCCGGGCCGGGGACTCCGGCCTCCCACTCGGCCACGCCTAGCCTGCTGTCAGAGGCCGACCTGATACCCGATGCCATGCCGCCACAGGCGCTGTTCCACG ATGACGAGGAGCTGGAGACGGATGGCATGATCGACCCGGGGATGGAGTACCTACCCCCGCCCAGCGCCAGCCACACCGGTCGGAAGAAGCTCCGCCCCCCACAGACTCTCATCAAGCGGGAAGCTGAGAGTGAGGAAGACGACGCCCACGAAGAGCGCTTCGAGCAGCCGGTGGGCTGCGGTGAGGCTGCGCGCCCTGACAGGCGCGTGGCAGAGCGTCGCAGGATGAACCTTCAGGACAAACTGGACGGCGCCGCACCGGGGCCCATCGTCTCCGCCCTCAGCCTGTACGACGAGCGGCTGCTGCTGCGGCGGCTGGACGGCTGCCCGCTGGCGCTCGCCGTCACGCCACACGCCAAGCGCCTCCGCAGGAAGCTGCTGGTACGCCACGCCAAGCGTCAGAGAGggctccccctgctggacaTCGACCGCGCCGTCAACGCCGCGCTCAGCCTGGTGGGAGGGATCTACGCCATGCAGGAGGCGGAGCCACGGCCCGTGGGTGGGGTTAAGAGAAAGTACTGCACCAGCAGCCAGGAGCAGCGGATTCTGGACCGCTTCCAG ACCAGCGCGTCCAGCCGACCGGGCGTCCAGCAGCGCTCCATGTCTTTCTGGCACCGCCTGATGGGAGCCGAGGGCGGTCTGGACCAGAACATCAAGAGTCCGTACACGGCCCGGATCCTGAAGCCCTTCATCAG GAGGGATTTTGAGTCCCGCCCCCTGAAGCTCCGCCTCTTGGCTGAGATCCGGGCGTTTCCTCACAGGACGGATCCGGACTGGACCCCAGAACCTGACGCTCCCATCGACTACTGCTACGTCCGGCCCAACCACATCCCCTCGGTCAACGCCATGTGCCATGACAGCTTCTGGCCAG GTGTGGACCTGTCCGAGTGCCTGCAGTACCCGGACTTCAGCGTGGTGGCGCTCTACAGGAAGGTGGTGGTGGGCTTCGGGTTCATGGTTCCGGACGTGAAGTACAGCGAGGCGTACATTTCCTTCCTGCTGGTTCACCCGGAGTGGCGGCGCGCCGGCATCGGCACCTTCATGATCTACCACCTGATCCAG ACGTGCATGGGGAAGGACGTGACGCTCCACGTGTCGGCCAGCAACCCGGCCATGCTGCTCTACCAGAAGTTCGGCTTCAAGGCCGAGGAATACATCCTGGACTTCTACGACAAATATTATCCAGTGGACAGCAGCGAGTGCCGCCACGCCTTCTTCCTGAGGCTGCGGCGCTGA
- the pet117 gene encoding protein PET117 homolog, mitochondrial has translation MSTASKVVLTVSVVLTVSSVAGVHLKQAWDRERLREGVLRDLDRLQRKQQNLLEEQKVLTRQLEEERRGQEARLRPQDT, from the exons ATGTCTACGGCCTCCAAGGTGGTTCTGACGGTTTCTGTGGTTCTGACTGTCAGCTCGGTGGCCGGGGTCCACCTCAAGCAGGCCTGGGACCGGGAG CGTCTGCGTGAGGGCGTCCTACGGGATCTGGACCGGCTGCAGCGGAAGCAGCAGAACCtgctggaggagcagaaggTTCTGACCcggcagctggaggaggagaggcggGGCCAGGAGgccaggctccgcccacagGACACCTGA